A single Mycolicibacterium cosmeticum DNA region contains:
- a CDS encoding GntR family transcriptional regulator produces MSDGDSSGQRAYQATKDQILSGAVRGGQLLSEVEVAAALGVSRTPVHEAFLRLAAEDLLELLPRRGAVVVPVPPREATDLLEMRLALESSAVRRLCRTSDTLEALFAELTDLISAQREGAAAGDEHRFAAADDAFHHRIVEAAGNAIGQRFYGSLRDRQRRMMASVVRSDTARAARLIDEHGRLADAIQRRDLAEFEMLLLAHLQTTYGVVL; encoded by the coding sequence ATGAGCGACGGAGACTCCAGCGGGCAGCGCGCCTACCAGGCCACCAAGGACCAGATCCTGTCCGGTGCGGTACGCGGTGGACAGCTGCTCAGCGAGGTCGAGGTCGCCGCTGCGCTCGGGGTGAGCCGGACGCCCGTGCACGAGGCGTTCCTCCGCCTGGCCGCCGAGGACCTGCTGGAACTGCTCCCGCGCCGCGGTGCGGTGGTGGTGCCGGTGCCGCCGCGCGAAGCCACCGATCTGTTGGAGATGCGTCTGGCGCTGGAATCGTCGGCGGTGCGCCGCCTGTGCCGGACATCCGACACCCTCGAGGCGTTGTTCGCCGAGCTGACCGACCTGATCAGCGCCCAGCGCGAGGGTGCCGCGGCCGGGGATGAACACCGGTTCGCCGCCGCCGACGACGCCTTCCATCACCGCATCGTCGAGGCGGCCGGCAATGCGATCGGGCAGCGCTTCTACGGGTCACTGCGCGATCGGCAGCGCCGGATGATGGCGTCGGTGGTGCGCTCCGACACCGCACGCGCGGCCCGGTTGATCGACGAGCACGGCCGCTTGGCCGACGCGATCCAGCGGCGCGACCTGGCCGAGTTCGAGATGCTGCTGCTGGCCCACCTGCAGACGACGTACGGGGTGGTGCTGTGA
- a CDS encoding DDE-type integrase/transposase/recombinase, producing MAGVSVDHAFATAWDAGVLLASRRSWWRIAAAINDQSARPLAPTRRKNTTPRPVPVLKATGPQQVWSWDITDLRTPWRGVAFKAYSIIDIYSRKIVGWRVEERECDDLAVDMFEAAFADHGLPAVVHADSGPAMRSSALKDLLADLGVGQTHNRPHVSNDNPFSESEFRTMKYRPNYPGVFDHLDAARAWVSAYIGWYNTHHRHSGIALFTPDQVHSGAWTRQWERRDHALQTYYNTHPERFRNRPHTKTPNLVVGINLPAENEHNRLHAA from the coding sequence ATGGCTGGGGTCTCGGTCGATCACGCCTTCGCCACGGCGTGGGATGCCGGGGTGCTACTGGCCTCGCGGCGATCGTGGTGGCGCATTGCGGCGGCGATCAACGATCAAAGTGCACGTCCGCTCGCGCCGACCCGCAGGAAGAACACCACACCCCGTCCGGTGCCGGTGCTCAAAGCAACTGGTCCCCAACAGGTTTGGAGTTGGGACATCACCGACCTGCGTACCCCGTGGCGAGGTGTGGCGTTCAAGGCGTACTCGATCATCGACATCTACTCCCGCAAGATCGTGGGCTGGCGGGTCGAGGAACGTGAATGCGATGACCTGGCCGTGGACATGTTCGAGGCGGCGTTCGCCGATCACGGACTGCCCGCTGTGGTGCACGCCGATTCCGGGCCGGCGATGCGTTCGAGCGCACTCAAGGACCTGCTGGCCGACCTCGGCGTCGGACAGACCCACAACCGGCCCCACGTGAGTAACGACAACCCGTTCTCCGAATCGGAGTTCCGGACCATGAAGTACCGGCCCAACTACCCCGGTGTCTTCGATCATCTCGATGCCGCCCGAGCCTGGGTGAGCGCCTATATCGGCTGGTACAACACCCACCACCGCCACAGTGGCATCGCGCTATTCACTCCCGACCAGGTGCACAGCGGAGCGTGGACCCGGCAATGGGAACGCCGCGATCACGCTCTCCAGACCTACTACAACACCCATCCCGAACGGTTCCGAAACCGCCCGCACACCAAGACGCCCAACCTCGTCGTTGGGATCAACCTGCCCGCCGAAAACGAGCACAACCGACTCCACGCAGCTTGA
- the secG gene encoding preprotein translocase subunit SecG: protein MELALQITLVVTSVLVVLLVLLHRAKGGGLSTLFGGGVQSSLSGSTVVEKNLDRLTYFVVGIWVVSIIGMALRIKYNV from the coding sequence ATGGAACTCGCCCTGCAGATCACCCTCGTCGTCACCAGTGTCCTGGTGGTGCTGTTGGTGCTGCTGCATCGCGCCAAGGGTGGCGGCCTGTCCACCCTGTTCGGTGGTGGCGTCCAGTCCAGCCTGTCCGGCTCGACGGTGGTGGAGAAGAACCTGGACCGGCTGACCTACTTCGTGGTCGGCATCTGGGTGGTGTCCATCATCGGTATGGCGCTGCGCATCAAGTACAACGTCTGA
- the ppc gene encoding phosphoenolpyruvate carboxylase: MAENGRVDTVLEPIGSVRRTSVGREATEPMREDIRLLGAILGDTVREQNGDVVFDLVERARVGSFQVRRSELDRTDLARLFTGIDIHLAIPVIRAFTHFALLANVAEDIHRERRRAVHVASGEPPQNSSLAATYGKLADADLDGDAVGQALRGALVSPVITAHPTETRRRTVFDTQHRITELMRLRLHGQTSTADGRDIETELRRHILTLWQTALVRLSRLKISDEIETGLRYYQAAFLEVIPAVNAEVRTALETLFPGAGLLAEPILRPGSWIGGDRDGNPNVNADIVRLATGRAAHTAIAHYFGELTALEQELSMSARLVHVSEELLGLTALCTEPARADEPYRRALRVIHARLTATAAAILDEQPADALDLGLEPYVTPAELLADLDVVDASLRANGSAVLADDRLSRLREAVRVFGFHLSGLDMRQNSEVHEQVIAELLAWAGVHPDYTSLAEDERVALLAAEIATRRPLIGEGAELSELARKELGIVAAAARAVKVLGPQAVPNYIISMCQSVSDMLEAAVLLKEAGLLDVSGEHPYSPVGIVPLFETIDDLQRGSGILEAVLDLPVYRAMVSARDDHQEVMLGYSDSNKDGGYLAANWALYRAELELVESARKTGIRLRLFHGRGGTVGRGGGPSYDAILAQPPGAVNGSLRITEQGEVIAAKYAEPRIAHRNLETLLAATLESTLLDVEGLGEAAEPAYQVLDDLAARAQRAYAELVHETPGFVDYFKASTPVSEIGALNIGSRPTSRKPTTAISDLRAIPWVLAWSQSRVMLPGWYGTGTAFEEFIAGGDGRLEVLQDLYERWPFFRTVLSNMAQVLAKSDMGLAARYSELVEDEALRARVFDKILAEHDRTIRMHRLITGQDDLLADNPALARSVFNRFPYLEPLNHLQVELLRRHRAGDTDELVQRGILLTMSGLATALRNSG; the protein is encoded by the coding sequence ATGGCTGAGAACGGACGCGTGGACACGGTGCTCGAACCGATCGGATCGGTGCGGCGTACCAGCGTCGGCCGGGAAGCCACCGAACCGATGCGCGAGGACATCCGGTTGCTGGGGGCCATCCTCGGCGACACCGTCCGCGAGCAGAACGGCGACGTGGTCTTCGATCTGGTGGAGCGGGCCCGGGTCGGTTCGTTCCAGGTGCGCCGCTCCGAGCTCGACCGCACCGACCTGGCGCGGCTCTTCACCGGTATCGACATCCATCTGGCCATCCCGGTGATCCGGGCGTTCACCCATTTCGCCCTGCTGGCCAACGTCGCCGAGGACATCCACCGCGAACGGCGCCGGGCCGTCCACGTCGCGTCCGGCGAACCGCCGCAGAACAGCAGCCTGGCCGCCACCTACGGCAAGCTGGCCGATGCCGACCTGGACGGGGACGCCGTCGGTCAGGCCTTGCGCGGTGCGCTGGTTTCTCCGGTGATCACCGCCCATCCCACCGAAACCCGCCGCCGGACCGTCTTCGACACCCAGCACCGGATCACCGAGCTGATGCGGCTGCGGCTGCACGGCCAGACCAGCACCGCGGACGGCCGCGATATCGAGACCGAACTGCGCAGGCACATCCTCACGCTGTGGCAGACGGCCCTGGTGCGGTTGTCGCGGCTGAAGATCTCCGACGAGATCGAGACCGGCCTGCGCTACTACCAGGCGGCATTCCTCGAGGTGATCCCCGCGGTCAACGCCGAGGTACGGACCGCGCTGGAGACGCTGTTCCCCGGGGCGGGACTGCTGGCCGAGCCGATCCTGCGGCCCGGGTCGTGGATCGGCGGCGACCGCGACGGTAACCCCAACGTGAACGCCGATATCGTCCGGCTCGCGACCGGGCGGGCCGCCCACACCGCGATCGCGCACTATTTCGGTGAGCTCACGGCGCTGGAACAGGAACTGTCCATGTCGGCGCGGCTGGTGCACGTGTCCGAGGAGCTGCTCGGCCTCACCGCGCTGTGTACCGAGCCGGCCCGAGCCGACGAACCCTACCGCCGCGCGCTGCGCGTCATCCACGCCCGGCTGACCGCGACCGCCGCGGCCATTCTCGACGAGCAGCCCGCGGATGCGCTGGACCTCGGCTTGGAACCGTACGTCACGCCCGCCGAGTTGCTGGCCGACCTGGATGTCGTGGACGCGTCGCTGCGGGCCAACGGCAGCGCCGTGCTGGCCGACGACCGGCTGAGCCGATTGCGAGAAGCGGTGCGGGTCTTCGGGTTCCACCTGTCCGGGTTGGACATGCGGCAGAACTCCGAGGTGCACGAACAGGTGATCGCCGAGCTGCTGGCCTGGGCCGGGGTGCACCCGGACTACACCTCGCTGGCCGAGGACGAACGGGTGGCGCTGCTGGCCGCCGAGATCGCCACCCGCCGGCCGCTCATCGGCGAGGGCGCCGAACTGTCCGAGCTGGCCCGCAAGGAACTGGGCATCGTCGCGGCCGCGGCACGCGCGGTGAAGGTACTCGGACCGCAGGCGGTGCCCAACTACATCATCTCGATGTGCCAGTCGGTCTCCGACATGCTGGAAGCCGCCGTCCTGCTCAAAGAGGCTGGCCTGCTGGATGTTTCGGGTGAGCACCCGTACTCCCCGGTGGGTATCGTGCCGCTCTTCGAGACGATCGACGACCTGCAGCGCGGGTCCGGGATCCTGGAGGCGGTGCTCGACCTGCCGGTGTATCGGGCCATGGTCTCCGCCCGCGACGACCACCAGGAGGTGATGCTCGGGTACTCGGATTCCAACAAGGACGGTGGGTACCTGGCGGCCAACTGGGCGCTGTACCGGGCCGAACTCGAACTCGTCGAATCGGCCCGCAAGACCGGGATCAGGTTGCGGCTGTTCCACGGCCGCGGCGGCACCGTCGGCCGCGGCGGTGGCCCCAGCTACGACGCGATCCTGGCCCAGCCGCCGGGGGCGGTGAACGGCTCGCTGCGCATCACCGAACAGGGCGAGGTGATCGCCGCGAAATACGCCGAACCGCGGATCGCCCACCGCAACCTGGAGACGCTGCTGGCGGCGACGCTGGAATCCACCCTGCTCGACGTCGAGGGGCTGGGGGAGGCGGCCGAGCCGGCCTACCAGGTGCTCGACGACCTGGCCGCCCGGGCCCAGCGCGCGTACGCCGAATTGGTGCACGAGACACCGGGTTTCGTCGACTACTTCAAGGCCTCCACCCCGGTCAGCGAGATCGGCGCGCTCAACATCGGCAGCCGGCCCACCTCACGCAAACCGACCACGGCCATCTCGGACCTGCGGGCCATCCCGTGGGTGCTGGCCTGGAGCCAATCCCGGGTGATGCTGCCCGGCTGGTACGGCACCGGCACGGCGTTCGAGGAGTTCATCGCGGGCGGAGATGGCCGGCTTGAGGTGCTGCAGGACCTCTACGAGCGGTGGCCGTTCTTCCGCACCGTGCTGTCGAACATGGCGCAGGTGCTGGCGAAGTCCGACATGGGGTTGGCCGCCCGGTATTCGGAATTGGTGGAGGACGAGGCGCTGCGGGCGCGTGTCTTCGACAAGATCCTGGCCGAGCACGACCGGACCATCCGGATGCATCGGCTGATCACCGGTCAGGACGACCTGCTGGCCGACAACCCCGCCCTGGCCCGGTCGGTGTTCAACCGCTTCCCGTACCTGGAACCGCTGAATCACCTGCAGGTGGAGTTGCTGCGGCGGCACCGGGCCGGGGACACCGACGAGCTGGTGCAGCGCGGCATCCTGCTGACCATGAGCGGGCTGGCCACCGCGCTGCGCAACTCCGGCTGA
- a CDS encoding ATPase, whose translation MADPTAGKGGRQRIKTLTQAALNADMTVGQVEALLADLEVTVVDLNKSIGGLDTTMARFNETITRIDELAPRLFGVLERMERIVERVEVMVGVGETMLAPVAATENAVRRVFGRLRP comes from the coding sequence ATGGCAGACCCCACGGCGGGCAAGGGCGGACGGCAACGCATCAAGACGCTCACCCAGGCCGCCCTGAACGCAGACATGACCGTCGGGCAGGTCGAGGCGCTGCTGGCCGACCTGGAGGTGACGGTGGTGGACCTCAACAAGTCCATCGGCGGCCTGGACACCACCATGGCGCGGTTCAACGAGACGATCACCCGCATCGACGAGCTCGCCCCGCGGTTGTTCGGGGTGCTGGAGCGGATGGAGCGCATCGTCGAGCGGGTCGAGGTGATGGTCGGTGTCGGAGAGACGATGCTGGCTCCGGTGGCCGCGACGGAGAACGCCGTGCGCCGGGTGTTCGGGCGGTTGCGGCCCTAG
- the pgl gene encoding 6-phosphogluconolactonase, producing MSDQNQSDQNQPEQVTETYLDAAELAAAAGARLVGAITSAIANRGEAAIVLTGGTVGIALLRHVAGFSTEIDWSKVQLFWGDERFVPAADDDRNVKQAREALLESIDIPAANVHAMAASDGEFGDDIDAAAAAYEKLLPAEFDVHLLGMGGEGHINSLFPDTPAVRETSRLVVAVTDSPKPPPRRITLTLPAVARAREVWLVVAGSEKAEAVAAALGGAAPVDVPAAGAVGKQKTVWLLDEAAAAKL from the coding sequence ATGTCTGACCAGAACCAGTCTGACCAGAACCAGCCCGAGCAGGTGACCGAAACCTACCTCGACGCAGCCGAATTGGCGGCGGCCGCCGGTGCCCGGCTGGTCGGCGCCATCACGTCGGCGATCGCCAACCGCGGCGAGGCCGCGATCGTGCTGACCGGCGGTACGGTCGGCATCGCGCTGCTGCGCCACGTGGCCGGATTCAGCACCGAGATCGACTGGTCCAAGGTGCAGTTGTTCTGGGGGGACGAGCGTTTCGTGCCCGCCGCCGACGACGACCGCAACGTCAAGCAGGCCCGTGAGGCGCTGCTGGAGAGCATCGACATCCCGGCGGCGAATGTGCACGCGATGGCGGCCAGCGACGGCGAGTTCGGCGACGATATCGACGCCGCCGCCGCCGCATACGAAAAGCTGCTGCCCGCCGAATTCGACGTGCATCTGCTGGGCATGGGCGGTGAGGGGCACATCAACTCGTTGTTCCCCGATACGCCGGCGGTTCGGGAAACCAGCCGGCTCGTCGTCGCCGTGACCGACTCGCCCAAGCCGCCGCCCCGGCGGATCACCCTGACGTTGCCCGCCGTGGCGCGGGCCCGCGAGGTGTGGCTGGTGGTCGCCGGTTCGGAGAAGGCCGAAGCCGTCGCCGCGGCGCTCGGCGGCGCCGCCCCGGTCGACGTCCCGGCGGCGGGTGCGGTCGGCAAGCAGAAGACGGTGTGGCTGCTCGACGAGGCGGCCGCCGCCAAGCTGTGA
- the opcA gene encoding glucose-6-phosphate dehydrogenase assembly protein OpcA, with the protein MIVDLPDTNTGAINKKIVALREEGGAITLGRVLTLVVAPDSESLLEESIEAANAASREHPCRVIVVIPGDRLTTEPRLDAQLRVGRDAGANEVVVLRLSGPLANHASSVVIPFLLPDTPVVTWWPDLAPRVPAQDPLGKLAIRRITDATNGEDPLACIKSRLAGYTPGDTDLAWSRITYWRALLAATLDQAPYEPITSVLVSGLKEEPALDILAGWLAGRLECPVSRAVGELKVELNRASETIVLSRPQTGVTATLTRTGRPDAQIPLARRETRDCLAEDMRRLDADEIYQEALQGIDKVTYV; encoded by the coding sequence GTGATCGTCGACCTGCCCGACACCAATACCGGTGCCATCAACAAGAAGATCGTCGCGCTGCGCGAAGAGGGCGGCGCGATCACGTTGGGCCGGGTACTGACGCTGGTGGTCGCCCCCGACAGCGAGTCGCTGCTGGAGGAGTCGATCGAGGCCGCCAACGCCGCCAGCCGCGAGCATCCCTGCCGCGTCATCGTCGTCATCCCCGGTGACCGGCTGACCACCGAACCACGGCTGGACGCCCAGCTGCGGGTGGGCCGCGACGCCGGCGCCAACGAGGTGGTGGTGCTGCGGCTGTCCGGACCGCTGGCCAACCATGCCAGCAGCGTGGTGATCCCGTTCCTGCTGCCCGACACCCCGGTGGTGACGTGGTGGCCGGACCTGGCGCCGCGGGTGCCCGCGCAGGATCCGCTGGGCAAGCTGGCGATCCGCCGCATCACCGATGCCACCAACGGCGAGGACCCCTTGGCCTGCATCAAGAGCCGGCTGGCGGGATACACCCCCGGTGACACCGACCTGGCATGGAGCCGCATCACCTATTGGCGGGCGCTGCTGGCCGCCACGCTGGACCAGGCACCCTACGAGCCGATCACCTCGGTGTTGGTGTCAGGGCTGAAAGAAGAACCGGCCCTGGACATCCTGGCCGGGTGGCTGGCCGGTCGGCTGGAATGCCCGGTGTCCCGTGCGGTCGGTGAGCTCAAGGTCGAACTGAACCGGGCGAGCGAGACCATCGTGCTGAGCCGCCCGCAGACCGGCGTGACCGCGACGCTGACCCGTACCGGGCGGCCGGACGCGCAGATCCCGTTGGCCCGCAGGGAGACCCGGGACTGTCTGGCCGAGGACATGCGCCGCCTGGACGCCGACGAGATCTATCAGGAAGCACTGCAGGGAATCGACAAGGTGACATATGTCTGA
- the zwf gene encoding glucose-6-phosphate dehydrogenase translates to MTATTGTGPAWQNPLRDKRDKRMPRIAGPCAVVIFGVTGDLARKKLMPAIYDLANRGLLPPSFALVGFARRDWADEDFGKIVYEAVQQHARTPFRQEVWDRLAEGFRFVQGTFDDEASFERLKDTLHKLDAERGTSGNHAFYLSIPPKAFPQVCEQLSKSGLAEKPEGSWSRVVIEKPFGHDLKSAEELNAVVNSVFPESSVFRIDHYLGKETVQNILALRFANELFEPVWNSHYVDSVQITMAEDIGLGGRGGYYDGVGAARDVIQNHLLQLLALTALEEPVSFSPAELQAEKIKVLSATKLVEPLDQTTSRGQYVAGWQGGEKVVGLLDEEGFSQTSTTETFAAITLEVDTRRWAGVPFYLRTGKRLGRRVTEIALLFKRAPHLPFDATMTDELGQNALVIRVQPDEGITLRFGSKVPGHIMEVRDVSMDFSYGSAFAEESPEAYERLILDVLLGEPSLFPVNAEVELSWKILDPALEYWATHGKPDPYESGTWGPDSAFEMLHRSGREWRRP, encoded by the coding sequence ATGACAGCGACCACCGGCACAGGTCCCGCATGGCAGAACCCGTTGCGGGACAAGCGCGACAAGCGGATGCCCCGCATCGCGGGACCATGTGCGGTGGTGATCTTCGGGGTCACCGGCGACCTGGCCCGCAAGAAGCTGATGCCCGCGATCTACGACCTGGCCAACCGCGGCCTGCTGCCGCCCAGTTTCGCGCTGGTCGGGTTCGCCCGGCGCGACTGGGCGGACGAAGATTTCGGCAAGATCGTCTACGAAGCGGTGCAGCAGCACGCCCGGACCCCGTTCCGCCAGGAGGTGTGGGACAGGCTGGCCGAGGGATTCCGGTTCGTGCAGGGCACATTCGACGACGAGGCGTCCTTCGAGCGGTTGAAGGACACCCTGCACAAGCTGGACGCCGAGCGCGGCACCAGCGGCAACCACGCGTTCTACCTGTCGATCCCGCCGAAGGCGTTCCCCCAGGTGTGCGAACAGCTTTCGAAGTCGGGGCTGGCCGAGAAGCCCGAAGGTAGCTGGAGCCGGGTGGTCATCGAAAAACCGTTCGGGCACGACCTCAAGAGCGCCGAGGAACTCAACGCCGTCGTCAACAGCGTGTTCCCGGAGTCCTCGGTGTTCCGCATCGACCACTACCTGGGTAAGGAGACGGTCCAGAACATCCTGGCGTTGCGGTTCGCCAACGAGTTGTTCGAGCCGGTGTGGAACTCGCACTACGTCGACAGCGTGCAGATCACCATGGCCGAGGACATCGGCCTGGGTGGCCGCGGCGGCTACTACGACGGGGTGGGCGCGGCGCGTGACGTCATCCAGAACCACCTGTTGCAGTTGCTGGCGCTGACGGCGCTGGAGGAGCCGGTGAGCTTCTCCCCCGCCGAACTGCAGGCCGAGAAGATCAAGGTGCTCTCGGCCACCAAACTGGTCGAGCCGCTGGACCAGACCACCTCACGCGGGCAGTACGTCGCCGGCTGGCAGGGTGGCGAGAAGGTCGTCGGGTTGTTGGACGAGGAGGGCTTCTCGCAGACCTCGACCACCGAGACGTTCGCGGCCATCACCCTGGAGGTGGACACCCGCCGCTGGGCCGGGGTGCCGTTCTATCTGCGGACCGGAAAACGGTTGGGCCGCAGGGTGACCGAGATCGCACTGCTGTTCAAGCGGGCACCGCACCTGCCGTTCGACGCCACCATGACCGACGAGCTGGGCCAGAACGCCCTGGTGATCCGGGTGCAGCCGGACGAGGGCATCACCCTGCGGTTCGGCTCCAAGGTGCCCGGACACATCATGGAGGTCCGCGATGTCAGCATGGACTTCTCCTATGGTTCGGCGTTCGCCGAGGAGTCGCCGGAGGCCTACGAACGGCTGATCCTCGATGTGCTGCTGGGCGAGCCGTCGCTGTTCCCGGTCAACGCCGAGGTCGAATTGTCCTGGAAGATCCTCGATCCCGCGCTCGAGTACTGGGCGACGCATGGAAAGCCGGACCCGTACGAGTCCGGGACCTGGGGGCCGGATTCGGCGTTCGAGATGCTGCACCGGTCCGGCCGTGAATGGCGGCGGCCGTGA